From a region of the Nonlabens dokdonensis DSW-6 genome:
- a CDS encoding cyclic peptide export ABC transporter, with translation MENIYKNNYKLIITYSIIGILSGFSSFLFIALVNQIISLSISEVMPKEHNYMLFFALIIALFFMTKRLLSEGVIEISQTIFWDIRSYVVKAIIVSPYLKVKNMKDEIYSALTADVANITNASLVIISFTSSVILTISSFIYLWYLSVPLFIISAFIISIGLLGYYFVSKSGNKHFVDVRAIEQKFMHQFDGILSGNKEIKVNREKGEEIFSKGVYPLLKRGKEKNIVAYIGYLNSQLISQVLFYIIVIFILLFVGDFFDVSLGTSISFVFALLFLFSPIVTIMLAIPPLNQGLISYNKLKDLKKKLEYEEFNNSYLNSNNDSPKVFKQVRFENCFYQYLDTSFEVGPFDLTINANEIIFVYGGNGAGKTTFIYMLLNLFTPDKGSIYFKDDEPESSEKVSQLFSPVFSDFYLFDDFYGIKNFDLEKVSSLLKLFELHDKVKIKEGKFSTLDLSAGQRKRLALIVAVLEDRPILVLDEWAADQDPYFRKKFYTEIIHKIVQEENKTIIAITHDDNYYQEADRLFKMDYGKLEEINSENTLQTKNNILT, from the coding sequence ATGGAAAATATCTATAAAAATAACTACAAACTAATTATTACTTATTCGATAATTGGTATTCTTTCTGGTTTTTCAAGTTTTTTATTTATAGCTCTAGTTAATCAAATTATTAGTTTATCGATATCTGAGGTTATGCCAAAAGAACATAATTATATGCTATTTTTTGCTCTAATAATAGCATTATTTTTTATGACGAAGAGATTGTTATCAGAAGGGGTTATAGAAATTTCTCAGACTATATTTTGGGATATTAGATCGTATGTTGTGAAAGCTATAATAGTGTCACCATATCTTAAAGTAAAAAATATGAAAGATGAAATATACTCAGCTTTGACTGCTGATGTCGCTAATATTACCAATGCGTCTTTAGTAATTATTAGTTTTACTTCGTCTGTAATATTAACAATATCTTCATTCATTTATTTGTGGTATTTATCTGTTCCTCTATTTATCATTAGTGCGTTTATTATTTCAATTGGCCTTCTGGGATATTATTTTGTCTCAAAATCTGGGAATAAGCATTTTGTCGATGTAAGAGCTATAGAGCAAAAGTTTATGCATCAATTTGACGGAATTTTAAGTGGTAATAAAGAAATTAAAGTAAATCGAGAAAAAGGTGAAGAGATTTTTAGTAAAGGAGTTTATCCTTTATTGAAAAGAGGGAAAGAAAAAAATATTGTAGCATACATAGGTTATTTAAATAGTCAGTTAATCAGTCAAGTTTTATTTTATATTATTGTCATATTTATTCTTTTGTTTGTAGGAGATTTTTTTGACGTTTCACTAGGAACATCAATAAGTTTTGTTTTTGCATTACTATTTTTATTTAGCCCTATAGTAACAATAATGCTTGCAATTCCCCCTTTAAATCAAGGGCTCATTTCTTATAATAAGTTAAAAGATTTAAAGAAGAAGTTAGAATATGAAGAATTTAATAATTCGTATTTAAACTCAAATAATGATTCTCCTAAGGTTTTTAAACAAGTAAGATTTGAAAATTGTTTTTATCAATATTTAGACACCTCGTTCGAAGTCGGTCCCTTTGATTTAACAATTAATGCAAATGAGATTATATTTGTTTATGGTGGAAACGGTGCAGGTAAAACTACATTTATTTATATGTTGTTGAATTTATTCACCCCTGATAAAGGATCTATTTACTTTAAGGATGATGAACCTGAATCATCAGAAAAAGTCAGTCAATTATTTTCTCCAGTGTTTAGTGATTTTTATTTATTCGATGATTTCTATGGAATTAAGAATTTTGATCTAGAAAAAGTAAGTTCCTTATTAAAATTGTTTGAACTACATGATAAAGTAAAAATAAAAGAAGGAAAGTTTTCTACATTAGACCTTTCGGCAGGTCAAAGAAAACGGCTAGCGTTAATAGTTGCGGTGTTAGAAGATCGACCAATTTTAGTTTTAGATGAGTGGGCAGCAGATCAAGACCCATATTTTAGAAAAAAGTTCTATACTGAAATTATCCACAAAATAGTACAAGAAGAAAACAAAACGATAATTGC